The segment AGGCGGAGCTGCGCGTCGCCGTCCTTGAGGGTGAAATAGAGGTGGCCGGAGTCGGCGGCGCGGAAGTTCGAGATCTCGCCCTCGACCCAGACGTCGGAGTACTCGCGCTCGATGGAGGTGCGCAGCGCTCCGATCAGGTCGCGGACGGTCCACACGCGCCGCGGCTGCGGAAAGAGCAGGCCAAGCTGGGGGTCGAGGGCCACGGAAACGCAGTGTACAGTGGCTGGTGGCCAGTTACCAGGAAGGGATGCCAACGCAGAGGCCGTAGAGAAGGGAAGGGGCAAAATGCAAAATATAAATAAAGAGGGGAAAGCGGAAGGCGGAGAACGAGAGGCAGTAAGCTAGCGGCTAGAGGCTAGTAGCTGACCCTCTGCGTCCTCTGCGTTCTCGGCGGTGGAAAAAGGGTGTTACTCCAGCGGCGGGGCGACGGCGTACGGGTCGTGCTGGACGACCTCGAAGTCGTCGTAGACGGCGGCGATGCCCACGCGCTTATCGGCCTCGCGCTGCTGGATGCGCACGATCCTGGCCTTGCAGCGCACCACCACCTGCTTGTCTCTGCCGGTGATCTCCGGGGGCAGGGGCATGGCGACTTCGATGGTGGAGCCCATCTTGAGCTCGACGTCGGTATAGAGGAAGACGCTGTTCTGGCTGACGTCGCGGGTGTACCACACTTCTTCGTGGACGCCGCCGTTCGACCAGCGGACCGAAGCCGGCATCAGGTGCGGAAGTCTCTCGTGGGTGCGCTTGCTCTTCGTCTCAGGCATAGTCCTCCCCCTTGCGCAGAACCAGTGGGGAGAGCCAGGCAGGGGGAGCGCCCAGTCGAATTATAGATAGCATGAAAGCCGGATTTTGGGAATCCCCCAAAACGGCCATCCCCGGCGGTGTCCATTGTAGCGCGGTTTCGGCGTTAAGCAGTTGCCCGGCAGGGGGATAGCGACGAGCGACAAGCAATAAGCGATAAGCAGTAAGCGATGCGGGTCCCGGGCTGGGCGGGAAAGAAGGCTTATTGCTTATCGCTTGTTGCTTATTGCCTTACTTTCCAAATCGCCCGATCAGGTACAACGCCAGCGACAGCACCACGCTCAGCAGGATCGACGTCGCCAGCGGAAAGTAGAATACGCTGTTCTTTCCGCGCCAGACGAAGTCTCCGGGCAGGCGGCCCAGGGGCAGGTTGAGCTTGCCGCCCAGGGTCAGCAGCAGGCCGAGGACGACCAGAACGGCGCCCAGGAGGATGAGGAGCTTGCCGGCGGCGGACACAAGCACATTTTAGCCACTGAGACACTGAGGGCACAGAGGAGACATCCCTCGGGTGAGGCCCTTAGGACAACCATCCTTATGCAGCTAGACGCGGTTGTGATGGCCGGACAGGCCGTCAATGTTGGGAATGTCCCTTTCGCCTGGGGCAAGGTAGGATTGCTTCAGAGAATTGAAGACAAAGAAACCATCGGAGCCGAAGCCGTCGCCGCCATGTTCATGCGGTTGTGCAGCGTGCGACATAGGGATTCACTGCGCGAGAAAGCCGGACTGCCAGCACCCGCCGTACAAGCCTAGGCCGAAAAGCCGGTAGTAGCTGACGCCTGAACCGGTTCGTCCTGGAAGCGGCGCTGTTCTTTGCCCACCCACTCGACGAAGAGTGCTTCAAACTCCTGCTGGGTATAGATTCCCTTCTGGATCAGGAGGGTGTTCATCGCATACAGCGCGGCCCTGAACCGCTCTTCTCTTGAGGCAATCCGCAGAGCTTCGTCGAAAGACACTGTCACCCTCAACGCTGTTCAGACGCAATCAAAGCATTAGTTCCCGGCAAGTGTCAACGAGCCTGTAGATGCAAGTGCCTACTCCTGCACGCTCACCACTTGCAGGATCTCCTCGACCGTGGTCAATCCTTCCTTCAGCAGCCAGGCGGAGTACTTTTTCAGGTCGAGCATGCCGTGGCGGAGGGCGGCGGCGTGGATCTCTTCCGTGGTTGCGCCCTTGGCGACCATGGTGCGCAGTTCGGGGTTCATCTTCAGGACTTCGTAGATGCCCACGCGGCCGCGCACGCCCTTGCCGTTGCACTCGCCGCAGCCCACGCCCTTGTAGATGGTGGTGCCTTTCTCCAGGCCCATAAATTCGCAGGTGGTGTCGTCGGCCTTGATGGGCTCCTTGCATTTCTGGCAGAGGCGGCGGGCCAGGCGCTGCGCCATCACGCCGATGGTGGAGGACGAGACCAGGAAGGGCTCGACGCCCATTTCGCCCAGACGCGTAAACGAGCCGGCGGCGTTATTGGTGTGCAGCGTGGTGAAGACCAGGTGGCCGGTGAGGGCGGCTTCGACGGCGATGTGCGCGGTTTCCTTGTCGCGGGTCTCGCCCACCAGGATGATGTCCGGGTCCTGGCGCAGGAACGACCGCAGGATGCGCGCGAAGTCGAGCCCGATCTCCTTGTGCGCCTGTACCTGGTTGATGCCGCTCAGGTCGTACTCGATGGGGTCTTCGGCGGTGGAGATGTTGACGCCCGGTTCGTTCAGTTCGGCGAGCGCCGAATAGAGCGTGGTGGTCTTGCCGGAGCCCGTCGGCCCGGTGACGTACATGATGCCGTAGGGCTGGGAGATGAGCTCGCGCACCAGCTCGAGCGTCGCCTGGTGGGCGATGAGCTTATCGAGGCCGAGCGTAGTGTTCGATTTGTCGAGGATGCGCATGCAGACCTTCTCGCCCCACTTCGACGGGATGGTGGAGACGCGGAAGTCGATGGGCCGGCCTTCCATGTTGACGCTGATGCGGCCGTCCTGCGGCAGGCGCTTCTCGGAGATATCCAGCTTGGAGATGATCTTCAGGCGCGAGGTCAGGCCGAGCTGCACCTTCTTGGGCAGGTTCTGGACCACGCTGAGCACGCCGTCAATGCGGAAGCGCACGACCACTTCGGTCTCCATGGGCTCGACGTGGATGTCGCTGGCCCCCTTCTTGATGGCCAGGCCCAGGATGGAGTTGGCCAGGCGGATGATGGGCGCGTCTTCCGAGGCCGACATCAGCTCCTGCTTGGTCTCGGCGCCGGTGGGGCCGCCATCTTCGGTCATCTGCAGATCGCGGATGATCTCCGACTGCAACAGGTCGATCATTTCCGCCGACGTCTTGCCCGCCATGTCGAGCGTGCCGGTGACGGCCTTGCCGGCCGCGGCGGCCGCCGGCTTCTCCTCCTTCTGCATGAGCTGGGCGTAGGTGGTGCTCATGAACTTCTTGAAGTCTTCCTCGGTGGTGACCACGGGCTCGATCATCACGCCCTTGATGATGCGGCGGATGTCGTCGAGGGCGATGATGTTGTTGGGGTTCACCATGGCCAGCGTCAGCCGGTTGTTGGCGAAGGCCACGGGGATGACGCGGTGCTGCAGCATCATGGTCTGCGGAAGCAGGGCGAGCACCCGGGCGTCGAAGTTCATCTTGGCCAGGTTCATGTACTCGATGCCCACCTGCTGCGAAGCGGCCTCGACGCGCTCGGCCAGCACGGCGGTGAGCGCCAGCCCCATCTTCGGATACAGCATGAACAGGTCCTGGAAGTCCTTCTGCTCAAGGACCGCACAGGTCGTGGCCTGGGTGGCGGTGACGGTGGCGCTGCGCGGCTTGCCGGTCAACAGCGACATTTCGCCGAAGTTCGTCCCCGGGCCCAATTCCGTGAGCAGGAAGTCGATGTTGGTGTTGGGGTCCTTCTTGCGCACCTCGACCAGGCCGGAGGTGATGAAGAACATGGAGCTGCCGGGGGCGCCTTCGCGCACGATGACGGTGTTGGGCGGGTAGTCGCGGCGCTTCATGCGCTTGACGACTTCCTGGCACTCGGCCACCGAAAGGCCGCTGAACAGCTTGATGCGCTGCAGGAAGTGCAGCGTTCCGGTTTCGGTCGTGGGCTTGGCCGGCGCGGCGGCCGGCGCAGCAGCCGGAGCGGCGGATGGACTTGCCGGGAGTGTGGCCATCGGGTTCTCTCCTCACCTCGCGTGCTGGCGGCGTCCGCTCGGAAGCTCCGGGAGACGGCGCGCAAGGAACGCCTGGGACCACCGTCGCATGCGGGGGAAGTGCGCGGATTATATACCACGGCAGCGCCGGTGGGGCGGCGTTTCGGCGCCGCTTCGGCGCCCGCGTCCTTCTGCTATAGTAACCACCGCCGGAGGGTGCGGGGCGGCGCTCGCGGCCGCCCGATCCTCCCCCGGAGAGGCGCGTCCTCATCCCATTCGACCGCATGAGCACGGGCGCGAAACCCGAGGTGTCGCCGGCTGCCCCGCTGCCCCGGCAGCCCCTGCCCATCGTGGTCTTTTTCGAAGGCGACACGGGCGGCAAGCGGGCGGCCATCGAGGCTCACCGTTTCCGCCGTCTGCCCTTCGAGCACCTGGACAGCCAGGCGCCGGAGGCCGAGCGCGTGTTCCTGGTGACCGAGGAGTGGATCCTCAAGGATCACTTCGAGGCGCTGCGCGCGCCCAACGTGCGCATCATCGCGCTCACCGACCGCCGCTTCAGCGACCCGCGGCTGGACGGCGCCGTCTACTCCTATCTGCCCGCCAACACGCCGCCGGAGCTGGTAGAGCGCGCGGTGGAGAACGCGGTGGACCACATCCGCCTGCTGGCCTCGCGCCGCGAGCTGAACGAGCGGCTGGTGGGCGCCACCCGCGAGATCAGCGAGCTGAACCAGATCGGCGCGGCGCTCTCCGCCGAACACAACACCGAGAAGCTGCTGGAGCTGATCCTCACCAAGTCGCGCGCCATCACCCAGTCCGATGCCGGGTCGCTCTACATCGTGGAGACGGCGGAGAGCCTGGAAGAAACCACCGCGCCGGTGAAGGACGAGGTGGGCAAGCTGGTG is part of the Terriglobales bacterium genome and harbors:
- a CDS encoding PilZ domain-containing protein, which encodes MPETKSKRTHERLPHLMPASVRWSNGGVHEEVWYTRDVSQNSVFLYTDVELKMGSTIEVAMPLPPEITGRDKQVVVRCKARIVRIQQREADKRVGIAAVYDDFEVVQHDPYAVAPPLE
- a CDS encoding DUF2905 domain-containing protein; the encoded protein is MSAAGKLLILLGAVLVVLGLLLTLGGKLNLPLGRLPGDFVWRGKNSVFYFPLATSILLSVVLSLALYLIGRFGK
- a CDS encoding ATPase, T2SS/T4P/T4SS family, with the protein product MATLPASPSAAPAAAPAAAPAKPTTETGTLHFLQRIKLFSGLSVAECQEVVKRMKRRDYPPNTVIVREGAPGSSMFFITSGLVEVRKKDPNTNIDFLLTELGPGTNFGEMSLLTGKPRSATVTATQATTCAVLEQKDFQDLFMLYPKMGLALTAVLAERVEAASQQVGIEYMNLAKMNFDARVLALLPQTMMLQHRVIPVAFANNRLTLAMVNPNNIIALDDIRRIIKGVMIEPVVTTEEDFKKFMSTTYAQLMQKEEKPAAAAAGKAVTGTLDMAGKTSAEMIDLLQSEIIRDLQMTEDGGPTGAETKQELMSASEDAPIIRLANSILGLAIKKGASDIHVEPMETEVVVRFRIDGVLSVVQNLPKKVQLGLTSRLKIISKLDISEKRLPQDGRISVNMEGRPIDFRVSTIPSKWGEKVCMRILDKSNTTLGLDKLIAHQATLELVRELISQPYGIMYVTGPTGSGKTTTLYSALAELNEPGVNISTAEDPIEYDLSGINQVQAHKEIGLDFARILRSFLRQDPDIILVGETRDKETAHIAVEAALTGHLVFTTLHTNNAAGSFTRLGEMGVEPFLVSSSTIGVMAQRLARRLCQKCKEPIKADDTTCEFMGLEKGTTIYKGVGCGECNGKGVRGRVGIYEVLKMNPELRTMVAKGATTEEIHAAALRHGMLDLKKYSAWLLKEGLTTVEEILQVVSVQE